Genomic segment of Hemitrygon akajei unplaced genomic scaffold, sHemAka1.3 Scf000228, whole genome shotgun sequence:
cggagacggggaggggtgtaggggagggagggtgtgacggagacggggagggaggggtgatggagatgaggaggtttgtaggggagggagggggtgacagagacgggaaggagtgtaggggagggaaggggtgccggagacggggaggggtgtaggggagggagggggtgacggagacagggaggagtgtaggggagggagggggtgacggagacggggaggggtgtaggggagggaggggggtgacggtgatggggaggagtgtaggggagggagggggtgacggagacggggaggagtgtaggggagggagggggtgacggagacggggaggggtgtaggggagggaggggggtgacggagacggggaggggtgtaggggagggagggggtgacggagacggggaggagtgtaggggagggaggggggtgacggagacggggaggggtgtaggggagggggggggtgacatagacggggaggggtgtaggggagggagggggtgacggagacggggaggggtgtaggggagggagggggtgacggagatggagaggggtgtagggtagggagggggtgacggagacggggaggggtgtaggggagggagggggtgacggagacggggaagggtgtaggggagggaggggggtgatggagatggggagtggtgtaggggagggaggggggtgacggagacggggagggttgtaggggagggagggggtgatggagacggggagggagggggtgacggagacggggaggggatgacagagatggggaggtttgtaggggagggagggggtgacggagacggggagggaggggtgatggagatggggaggtttgtaggggagggagggggtgacggagacggggagggaggggtgatggagatgaggaggtttgtaggggagggggatgacGGTTCACAACCACATTCTCCCACGTTCTCTAAAGCAACAGcgagttttatttatttacagctgaaaccccccccccccaacacaggGGTCACCTCCCCTCTCCCAGCATCCTCTGGGTCACAGCAATCAcctgcacagcaagatcccagcaAAACATTTCCTACAGGACTATGAAGATACAAATAGGTttgctccctccctctcactctcctcgcccccccccccctcacagaGCCGTCACGTCCTGGCCCGCCTCTCCCCAGGGTGCCGATCCGGCGAGGGAATGGAGCCCACCCAGGACCTGGCTCCCTCGAGGAGATGACGAGGGAGGGGGAAGCGATCCATCGTCCCCTTCGGCTGCAGCCCCCGCTCTCTCCCTCAGGTCGATACCCCCGAGGCTCGAATAGTCACTGAGGGAGtccccatcccccctcaacttGCTTCCtcccacctcctcctcctcatcaTCACTCCTGGGCTCCTCCTCCTCACTGCCGGGCGCCTCCTCGTCCTCCTCATCTCCCCCCTCGTCCTCCTCATCCACGAACTTCAGATCCTCCCCCTCCAGGTCTCCCCGCTGGGAGGAAGCCCTCCCGGGCAGGATGGACCTCAGGATGCGGGCCCACCGACGGGTGCCACGGGCGCCGGACTCCAACTGCCAAGGATAGTAGGCCCCGGTGCCCCCGTACTCCCTCAGCTTGCACCAGGCTCCGGTCAGGGTCACCAGCAGAGCAAGAAGGATCAGCAGGAGGGCCACGATCAGGCCCGTCTGGTTGGGCGGACCG
This window contains:
- the LOC140724459 gene encoding uncharacterized protein; this translates as MPPWRARHGLVLGLLTCLSVTLATAESATDKSGGTTVKVVGPPNQTGLIVALLLILLALLVTLTGAWCKLREYGGTGAYYPWQLESGARGTRRWARILRSILPGRASSQRGDLEGEDLKFVDEEDEGGDEEDEEAPGSEEEEPRSDDEEEEVGGSKLRGDGDSLSDYSSLGGIDLRERAGAAAEGDDGSLPPPSSSPRGSQVLGGLHSLAGSAPWGEAGQDVTAL